CCCCATTTTCGATAAAGGTCAGGGGCTGAGCCGGGGTGCCTTCATCATCAAAGGGGCAGCTAAAGGGACCGGCCTCAGGATCTTGGGAAAAGGTCAGCTGAGCGCCCGTGACCTGATCGCCAATGCGATCGCTCCAGGGAGAAGACCGCTCCAGCACCCGCTTACCGCTCAAGGCATCTTGCACCGTGCTCCAGAGCATATCGGCAGCTTTGGACGTAAAGAGCACTGGCAGCCGCCCTCGAGGAGCCGCCACATTGCGATCGGCCCAATCCAACCGCTGAAGGATTTGCTGGGCCAGCGCATGGGGATCGAGGGCGTTGCGCCGGGTCTGCCCGTCGGCAACGCTAAGAAAGTCGTCTCCTCGCACCCAATCTGCCGACACATAGCCGTCTAACGTGGTGTCGCTATAGCTGCAGTCTAGGCCGAGCGTATTGACGATGCGGGTTCTTTCGACGTCGCATTCTAGCTCCGCCTCGCAAATTACCTCTGGGTAGGCGCTGCGAATTTGATCAATGACTTCTCGGCCTAGCTGCACTAGGTGTTCTACCGGCACCGCCTGTCCCATATCGGGGTAGCGGGTTTGGTTACCAACTGTAAGCTCGATTGTCTCGGGATCGTTAAGCTCGCTGAGCGCCAACGCTTTGGCTACCAGCGCTTGAGGATCGACATCGCCATAGGCCACTGCCAAACCCGGACGACCATCGCGCCACAGCCGCAAAGCTGTCCCTTCTGCTTCGGAGCTTTCTAGCTGCTTAAGTCGGTTCGCCTCAAAAAAGACGGGCCTGGAAACAGATTTTGACTGCAATATTTCAGCCGCCTCTGCTCCAGACTGGAGCGCCAGATCAATTAGCTTCTCTGGCAGCAAGTCGTCAAAATGGTCAGACCCCATAGATATTACTCAGGCGGTAACCCGAATGAACCTTCACCCATCTTCGGGGATCGTGGTCACTCTGGAAAGGTGTCGCTGTTTGAGGTGGGGAAGAATCTAGCAGTGCGGCTGCCAGATCGCCAATTCACGATTAAATAGGAAAGTCCTTTTTGCCGAGACCTGTGCCAGATACTCCTAAGCCCGGTCGGTCCCTCGCTAATATTGCTGGGATCGTTGCTGCGGCTACCTTGATTAGCAAGCTCTTTGGCCTATTTCGCCAGCAGGCCATTGGGGCAGCCTTTGCCATTGGTCCGGTCGCCGATGCCTACAACTTTGCCTACGTGATTCCGGGGTTTTTGCTGGTGCTTTTGGGCGGTATCAATGGCCCCTTTCACAGCGCTATTGTTAGCGTCGTTGCCAAGCGCAAGCGGGAAGATATCGGGCCTCTAGTGGAGTCGATCAGCACTCTGGTAGGGCTGGTTTTGCTGGGGGTGGCGGTGCTGCTGGTTATATTTGCCGCACCGATGATTGACCTAGTGGCGCAGGGATTGGCCCAAAGCACGCCCGAGGCCAGAGAAATTGCCATTCTGCAGCTGCGGATTATGGCTCCGATGGCGCTGTTTGCCGGCCTGATTGGCATTGGCTTTGGCACCCTTAATGCCGATGACCAGTATTGGTTACCCTCGGTCAGCCCTCTGTTTTCGAGTGTGACGGTGCTGATTGGGCTTGGACTTTTGTTTGCTGCTGTGGGGCAGGACATCGTGCGGCCCGAGTATTTTCTGCTGGGGGGAGCGGTGCTTGCGATCGCAACTCTAGCGGGCGCAGTGCTGCAGTGGCTGGTGCAGCTGCCAGCCCTCTGGCGCTCTGGCTTGGGTCGGCTGCGGCTGCGGTTTAACTGGTCTGATCCGGGGGTGCAGGAGGTCTTTAGGATTTTGGGACCGGCCACCTTTTCCTCAGGCATGCTGCAGATCAATGTCTTCACAGATTTGTTTTTTGCCTCGTTTATCCCTGGTACGGCAGCCGCTCTAGGCTACGCCAACCTGCTGGTTCAGACGCCCCTAGGAATTGTTTCCAACGTTATTTTGGTGCCGTTTCTGCCCATTTTTGCGCGGCTGGCAGCGCCAGAAAACTGGCCGGAGCTCAAGAGCCGCATTCGCCAGAGCCTGCTGCTTACGGCCCTGACCATGCTGCCGTTGGGGGCGCTGATTATTACCCTGGCACTGCCCATTGTGCGGCTAGTTTATGAGCGCGGAGCGTTTGACCTAGAGGCCTCACAAATGGTGACCTCGCTGCTGATCACTTACGGTATCGGCATGTTTGTCTATCTAGCGCGGGACGTGCTGGTGCGGGTGTTTTATGCGCTGGGAGACGGCCAAACTCCGTTTCGCGTCAGCCTAGCCAACATCGGGCTGAATGCGGTGCTCGACTTCTGGTTCATCCGCTGGTTTGGCGCGCCTGGTCTAGTGCTGGCAACGGTCGGAGTCAATATCATTTCGGCCTTGGCGATGGTGATTATTCTGGATCGGCGGCTGCAGGGACTGCCATGGCTGGCTTGGGGCCGCCCAATCCTAGCGCTGACGTTGGCCAGCGGAGCAGCGGGCACCGCCGCTTGGGGAACTCGCCTAGGGCTTGAGAACTGGTGGGGGATGGAAGGATTTTGGATTCAGCTGCTGGTGCTTGCGATCGCAAGTACCGTTGGCCTCATGCTATTTACGCTGCTTGCCATGCTGCTGCCTATTCCTGAAACGGGGTTACTGGTGGCACGGCTGCGGCAGCGCTTCCGACGTCGCTAACGTAGGCCGACCTTTAACAAAGCTTGCAACAGTTGGCGTCACTTTCGAGATCTCCGTGTATCCTTACACACAGCCGATTTAGCCTCGCTGGGGTGCCCCCAATGAACACGCTACCGAAGACCTCTTTATTGCTGCTTGCCCTGCTGACCTCGCTGGTCATGCCTCTGGTAGAGTTCCGACGAGAAAGCGGGCATACCCAGGCCCAAGAGTTTCTGGCTCAGGAATTGATTGAGCCTGTGCCTACCTTTACTCCGCCCGCTAGCATTGCCGCCGGGACTACCTTGACCATTGACGGGTCACCCAGTATGCGGGCAATCAATCAGGCGTTAGAGCAGGGATTTGAGAGCCGCTATCCGGGCTCGCAAGTGACCTCGGGCAGCAGCAGCACAGAGGCGGGGCTACAGGCTCTGCTCCAGGGCAACCTCGACCTAGCTGCAGTCGCTCGCCCCCTCAGTGATGCTGAAATCGCCCAAGGGCTAACTCAAGTGCCCATCAGCCGGGAAAAAATCGCCATTATTGTGGGGCGCGACAATCCCTTTCAAGGAGATCTCACCTTTAACGACTTTGCGCGGATTTTTCGAGGAGAGATTACCAACTGGGCTCAAGTTGGTGGCCCTAACCTGCCGCTGCGCTTTGTTGATCGCCCCGCTACCAGCGATACCCGGCAAGCCCTAGGCGGCTATGAAATTTTTCAGGCTGCGCCGTTTGAAACGGGAGCCAATGCGGTTCAAGTTGACACAGATGATACGGCTGACGTAGTTCAGACGCTCGGCAACGATGGTGTGGGCTATGCGATCGCATCTCAGGTATTAAACCAGGAAAACGTTCGGGTCTTGACTCTAAATAGCACCCTCCCCGACGACCCTCGCTATCCCTACTCCCAACCCCGAGGCTACGTTTACCGGGGCGAGCCCAGTCTGGCCGTAGAAGCCTTTTTGGGCTTTGCTACCAACCCAGAGGGCCAGCAAGCCGTTGCCGTTGCCAAAGCAGACGAAGCCGCGACAGTAGCCACCGCCGATCTGCTGCCTGGGCAACTGGCCGTAAGCCCCGATGGCGAATTAATCGTGCGAGGCACTCAAGATGGCCGCCTGGAGTGGTACGACAGCCAAGGCAAGGCTTTGGGGATCACCGTGCCCGCCCACACCAACCTAGTCACCGGGCTGGCCTTCGCCCCCGACGGGCAAACCCTGGTTTCTAGCAGCGCTGATGGCACCATCCGCCGCTGGGATCGAGAGGGTAACCCGGTGGGGCAGCCCCTACAGGGCAGTGGTAGCCCGATAACCGCCCTCGCAATCAGCCCCGACGGGCAGCAAATCGCCAGCGGCAGCAACAATGGCAGCGTTCAAAGGTGGTCAGCTGATGGCACACCGGGCAGTCCTATTGCAGCCCACCAGGGCAGCGTACGGGCTGTGGCCTTTAGCCCTGATGGCCAAACCCTGATTACTGGCGGTACCGATGCTGCTATCCGACGGTGGAACCCCGATGGCACCGCCGCTGGGGAAGCCGTTGAGGCCCATCTAGGGGGCGTCAACGCTTTGGCTAGCAGCCCAGACGGCCAGTTTTTGGTCAGCGGCGGCGCAGATGGCACCCTGCAATTTTGGGATGCTGCCGGAACACCTCAAGGTGAGCGGGTAGCTGCCCATGAAGAGGCTGTCACAGCCATCGCGATTAGCCCCGACAGCCAAACAACCGCCAGTGTCGGTCAAGACAACGTTTTACGGCTGTGGGACCCCAACGGCAATCCTCGAGCCACGCCCGAGGGTTCTCTCCCTAGCTCAGTTAGCGATTTGGCCTATACTCCCGAGGGCAATCTGGTGACCAGTCTGGCTGAGGGCGACCTGCAGCTGCGCGATCCGCAGGGACGGCTGCGAGGGGATGAACTGCCTGCGCTGCCCAGCAACTCCAATTTGCCGCCTGGAATCAACAATGCCTTGCAAGGTTTACCCCGCTCAGTCTGGTGGATTATTCCGGCAATTCCGATTCTGCTCATTTTAGTCGGCCTGCTGTGGAGCATCTTTGGCAGACGGCGATCTCCAGAAGACCCGGAGGAGACTGAACTAGAGGAACTAGAAGACGTTAATGCCCAGCTAGTCAGTGTTCCAGTCGAAAATGTTCCAGCCGAGGATGCTCCAATCGGAACTGTTCCAGTCGAAGATGTCTCAGCCAGAGTTGACGACATTACTCCTGGAGTACCCGATAACGGCTACCTAACCTCCCCTGAAATACCGCCCGATTCGGCTTGGGTAGGAGTTCCTGGAGCAATGGTCAAAGACCAACCCTTTAGGGCCACTGCAGATCCCTCTCTGGGGGAAAAACTGAGTCAGGCTAGGGCAGATTTGGCAGAGGGCAACCGGCTAGCCAGCACAGGTCACTATGACGATGCTCTCAACCATTTCAATAGCGCAATTGAGGCGGCTGAGGTGGAGCGCATGAAAGCGATCGCAGCCGGCACCAGTCTGGCTGGAGTCGCCCTGGTTATGGCCCAAGCCACTGCTAGCCAAGGTAACGTCTTGGCACTGTTAGGCCGTTCTGATCGGGCTCTAGAGAGCTTTAACCAGGCTCTAGAAATAGATGCCGACGCTATAGAAGCTTGGGTGGGCAAAGGTCGCCTGCTGGCAAATATGGGGCAGCTAGACGAAGCATTATTTTGTTTTGACAAGGCCCTAGAACTCGATCCGAGCTCTGGTCCAGCCTGGGCTGGCAAAGGGCGCACCCTTATTCAAATGGGAGAGCAGCAGGAAGGACAGACCTATCTCAGCCGAGCAGCCGAATTGGGCGGCGACGGTGACCCTGTCCCCGCTGAATCTGGTCTGCTAGAGCCTAGAAATCCTAGCGACCTAGCAGGCGATCTGCTCACAGACAACATTTCAGATGAATCTACTCTGCAATCACTAGTTGACCCTGCACCCGCATCCTTGCCCGGCCCAATTCAGGCGTCTACGGGCTTGCCCCAGGCAGACGTACCCGCCGAGCTAGAGCAGGACGTTGCCGATTTACCCAGTGCCAAAACCCTGAAACAACCGGCAGCCCCGCTGGCAGATTTAGAAGTGCCAGCGGCCATGCAGGCTGTGGTAGCCGCCCTCCCCGATGAGCCTGAACTGCCTGAACACGCCTTCATCACGGCAGACCAAATCACCAATCCGGATGAATGGGAGCAGCCCATTGCCCCCGTTATTTTGGAAGCGCCACCACTGACGCCAGAACAGTCACTCACTCCCACAGAGCTAGCTGCCCCCCCAGCAACGCTGGTGATAGACGAAGTTTCTCTGCCTGATCCAGAGGATTTACAAGAGATGGCAGAGGCTCTCAGGGCCACGATTGATCTCTCTACCATCACGACTCAGACCCGCCAGTCAGGAGACATGGCCCCAGAGAACCCGACTGCGGACATAACCCCAAACCCGCCTAGAGCAGAACGGCCCACAGGTCGGGTGAGTTTGGTCGAGTACCTCCAGCCTAATGGTCCAGAACCTCCAAGCGGTGCTTTAAGTTCAGGCAGTACACTGGTCCCGGCTGAAGTGGCAGAGCCTGAGGCTTTAGAGACTGAGGCTGAAGTTGTAGAGCCTGAGGTCGCAGAGCCTGAAGCTGTAGGGCCTGAAGTTTTAGAACCTGAGGTCGCAGAAGTTGTAGAGCCTGAGGTTATGGAGCCTGAAGCTGTAGGGCCTGACGCTAACCCTGCTCCGGTAGATAGTTTCTCTGGTTCAGGCAATGTATCTATGCTGGATGAGCCTTTAGAGGCCGAACCTGAGCCGGATCTGGCAGGTGATACCTCCTATCTCTCAGCCACCAATAGCTCAACGACATCCATTCCCGCTGAAGCCCCCCGTGCAGTGAATTCCGCCGAACCTGAGCCAGAACTGGTCGAGAGCAGACCCGACAATCCTGACGAAGGCAATGAGTTTGCTGACCTGCCCCCAGAGGTGCTGGCAGCGCTGCGCGGCATTCCTGCTGATTCCCCTGATTATCTCGATGTGCCCAGCGAAGTGGGAGGCGGGACAGTGAAACCGCCAGCGGTTCCGGCGAATCCCCGCTTGGCCCAGTTGTTACCAGATAATCTTACCGACCTGCCGACCAGCTGGATGACCCTCGCTCAAGAGACAGGCGGTGAACGCCTTTACACAGTCTGGGAAATTTCTGATTTGGAGCGAACTGCAGCCAAGCAAGAGGGTGGGGAAACTCTCATGATTCGCCTATACGACGTTACAGGGCAGCCTGCGGCAGGGAGCTTGCCTGCGCCTATTGATCAGCAAGCGTGTTACGAACTGGCTAAAGACTGGTATCTAGCGCTGCCTGAAGGCGAAAATGTCGAGGCCCAATCAACCCGCACCTATCTAGCTGAGGTTGGCTACCAAACCAATACCGGAGAGTGGTTAAGCCTAGCGCGCTCTAATTCAGTGACCATCGGCCTTGGCTAAGCGCTGCTGCCCACAGCCACCATAGCCGCCCTGTATAGTGGTTAGAAGTTAAGTGGGAAAGCCCATGACAGCACCGCTGAAAACCTGGCTCCAAGCCTGTCCTAACCTATTTGCGATCGCAGCTGCAGCTCTGCACCGAATTAACCGGCCCTGGCAGCGAGGAACGGCGCTGGTCCTGGCAGGGGTATTTGCGATCGCACTGAGCAGCTGTGACCCTTCCCAGTTTCAGAGAGCCGATGCCGCTTCCACTCCTCGGCTAGTGCTGAGCTCCCTGGGCGATCCCAAAACCTTTAACCCCGTTCTCAACGACGAAGCCAACCACGTTTTTGGCTACACCTTTGAGGGCCTGACCACCGGCGATGGCATTACCGGCGAAGTTATTCCCGCCCAAGCCGAGTCGTGGGAGATCTCTGAAGACGGCAAAACTATCGTCTTCACAATGCGAGAAGGGCTGCAGTGGTCAGACGGAGAGCCATTAACCGTTGACGATGTGCTCTTCACCTACAACGAAGTCATCTTCAATGAGGCTATTCCCACCAGCAGTCGTGATGTGATGCGTATCGGTGAGCAAGGGCTTCTGCCCACCGTCAGTAAGCTAGACGACCGGCGTGTGCAGTTTGTCCTGCCCGAGCCCTTTGCCCCTTTCCTACGCACCACCAGCATGGAGATCCTGCCCGCCCACGTGCTGCGGCCTAGTGTGCAAGAAAAAGACAGTAACGGCAACCTACGATTTCTCTCCACCTGGGCCTCCGACACTCCGCCTAGCCAGCTCGTGGTCAATGGCCCCTACCGGATCAAGCGCTACACCCCTAGCGAGCGAGTCGAGTTTGAGCGCAACCCCCACTACTGGCGTAAAGATGAACAGGGCAACCCGCAGCCCTACATTCAAGAACTGGTTTGGCAGGTGATTGAATCTACCGACAACCAGCTGCTGCAGTTTCGCTCAGGCGGGTTGGACCTGATGAGCATTTCTCCCGATTTCTACGCGCTGCTGCGGCGAGAGACAGAGCGGGGCGACTTTAGTATTTACAACGGTGGTCCAGCCCTAGGAACCACCTTCATGACCTTCAACCTAAACAAAGCCAGCCGCAACGGCAAACCCCTCATAGACCCGATTAAGTCCCGCTGGTTCAACACCCTAGAGTTTCGTCAGGCGGTCTCCTACGCAGTCGATCGCCAAACAATGCTCAACAATATTTTCCAAGGCTTAGGAGAACCCCAAACCTCCCCCATCTCCAAACAGAGTCCCTACTATGCCGCACCAGAAGAAGGCATTCCGACCTACGACTACAATCCTGACAAGGCCCGCGAACTGCTGCTCTCAGCCGGATTTCAGTACAGCGGTCGAGGTGAACTGCTCGATGCCGACGGCAACCGGGTGCGGTTTACGCTAATCACCAACTCTGGCAACAAGATTCGTGAGGCAATGGGCTCGCAGATCCGGCAAGATCTGTCCAAAATTGGTATTCAAGTTGATTTTCAACCAATTGCTTTTAGCGTTTTGGTAGACCGTCTGTCCGACAGCCTTGAGTGGGATGCCCACATCCTAAGTCTGACCGGAGGGTTAGAACCTAACAGTGGAGCCAATGTCTGGCTAGTTAACGGCACCCTCCACGCCTTCAACCAAAATGCGGTCTCTGGGCAGGAACCCCTGGAAGGCTGGGAAGTTGCTGACTGGGAACAGCGCATTTCAGATCTTTACATTCAAGCCGCCCAAACCGTCGATGAAGATGAGCGTCGGGCACTTTACCGGGAAACCCAGGAAATTACCCAGACCTACCTGCCCTTCATCTACTTAATTAACCCGCTTTCCCTCGCGGCTGTTCGTAACAAGGTGGAAGGCGTACAGCACACGGCCATCGGCGGCTCTCTCTGGAATCTTCATGAACTCAGGCTGCAGGAATAAAGTAGTTCCTAGGCGGAGAAGCCCTCTGGATTGAGCTATTGCTGCCATAGTCAGCCTGAAGAATCTTGGCTGGCAGAGTTTTTGAGCGCTGTGCTGATGGAGGCAACTCTAGCCAGAGGCTCTTGATTGACAGACCCTAGCGGCGGCATTTTATGCCAGCACGACCTTCCACAGACACTGATCAAGATTGAATCGCTTCCTAGCTTTATTCAATGCTTGTCCTTCTTCAGCAGACAGGTGGCAACGTTCAGCCTGTTCTGTTTACGGAGGCCGCAGGCGCATCAAAAGTATCTAGGTACTGACGGCATTTATATGCGTCAACCTTTAGCGACACCAGAAAAGCAGATTAATTCTTTTAATAGCTGGCATTTTAGATCTTAATTAGTCTTCCTTAGAGGGAGCGTTCTTATTTTTATTCTGAAAAATTATTTTAAATAATCAGATACAATTCCATGAGTGAGCGATTCTCAAGTTTGTAAATTTTGTTTACAAACTTATCGATTGTTTATTTCAATTTGTGTCTCCTAACGGCTCAAATCCCTACCAGGCAAGGATTTTTGATACAAACGTTTGGTAGGCTTGTTGTTGAACCACAGGCTAAAAAACATTTCCTTATACCTTGGAAGTTGTTTTGTAAAGCCTCTGATCTCTCTAAGTTCAAAATTTTTGGAGTTTTATCTCCCTCACCTCTAAGGATCAAATTCAAGGGTTAAATTGAGCCTGCGACGACATCCGTAAATGCATAGAATGAACTTTTTTACAAGCGGCTGGCCATCGTTTCTGAGCAGTCCTCCTGGAGTTCATTTTGATGACAGCTTTGGCCCCTGGCTTCAGTTACTAGGCTGATAGATTAGGTGCTGGTTTTAACGAACTTTTCGGCAACTTGAGATTAACGCAAGGAGTTTTACTGCATGTTCACCCACGTCAAGCCCACTATTCGACACATCGCCCCAGAGAGTGTAGATGGGCGTTCCTTGGTCAAAGTGGTCTATGTCGTGCTGGAGCCCCAGTACCAAAGCTCTCTCTCAGCTGCGGTTCGGGCTATCAACGCCAACAATCCCCAGATAGCTGTAGAAGTCAGCGGCTATCTCATTGAAGAACTGCGAGATGCCGAAAACTTTGAAGCCTTCCAGCGAGATGTCGCCAAGGCCAATATTTTTATCGCCTCTCTGATCTTCATTGAAGATCTAGCTGACAAAGTGGTGACTGCTGTGCAGCCTCACCGCGACCATCTGGATGTGGCGGTGGTCTTTCCCTCCATGCCTCAGGTCATGCGCCTCAACAAGATGGGCAGCTTCTCAATGGCGCAGCTGGGCCAGTCTAAGAGCGTGATCGCCAACTTCATGAAGAAGCGCAAGGAGAACTCCGGCAGCGGCTTCCAAGACGCCATGCTGAAACTCCTGCGGACGCTGCCTAGCGTACTCAAGTACCTGCCGATGGAGAAGGCCCAGGATGCCCGCAACTTCATGCTCAGCTTCCAATATTGGCTGGGCGGCTCCTCGGAGAACCTAGAAAACTTCCTGCTGATGCTGGCCGACCGCTACGTTTTGAAAAAGGGCGATGGAGCTGAGGCCAATACAGCACTGGCCCTACAATATCGGGATCCCGAAACCTTCCCTGATATGGGTATCTGGCATCCCCTTGCACCCGCCATGTTTGAGGATGTCAAGGAATACCTGAACTGGCACAACTCTCGCCGCGACGTTGCCGACGATCTCAAGGATCCGCTGGCTCCTTGCGTGGGTCTAGTATTACAGCGCACTCACCTAGTGACGGGCGACGATGCTCACTATGTGGCCATGGTGCAGGAGCTAGAGTACCTGGGCGCGCGAGTTATTCCCGTCTTCTCTGGGGGCTTAGATTTCTCCAAACCAGTAGAGGCCTTTTTCTTCGACCCAGTCGATACCAGCAAGGCAATCATTGATGCTGCCGTTTCTCTGACTGGCTTCGCGCTAGTCGGAGGCCCAGCCCGCCAAGATCACCCTAAAGCGATTGAGACGCTGAAAAAACTCAATCGCCCCTACATGGTGGCCCTGCCCCTAGTCTTTCAGACCACTGAAGAGTGGGAAGACAGCGACCTGGGTCTGCACCCGATTCAGGTGGCGCTGCAAATGGCAATCCCCGAACTCGATGGCGCAATTGAACCCATCGTGCTCTCCGGCCGTGACGGCATTACCGGGCGGGCCATCTCCCTCCAGGACCGGATTGAGGTGATTTCCCAACGGGCCATGAAGTGGGCCAACCTGCGCCGCAAGCCCAAGATCGATAAGAAGCTGGCCATCACTATCTTCAGCTTCCCACCAGACAAAGGCAACGTGGGCACGGCTGCCTACCTCGACGTGTTTGGCTCCATCTACAAAGTGCTGGAGGCTATGAAGCACAATGGCTACGACGTGCAAGACCTGCCAGAGTCTGCCGAAGCCCTGATGCTTGAGGTGATTCACGATGCCCAAGCCCAGTACAACAGCCCCGAACTCAACGTTGCTTATAAAATGCCTGTCCGGGAATACCAGGCCCTAACCCCTTACGCCGAGCGGCTAGAGGAAAACTGGGGTCCCCCGCCGGGCAACCTCAATACCGACGGCGAGAACATGCTGGTATACGGCAAGGCATTTGGCAATGTCTTTATCGGTGTGCAGCCTACCTTTGGCTACGAGGGCGACCCGATGCGGCTGTTGTTCTCCCGCTCAGCCAGCCCTCACCACGGCTTTGCCGCCTACTACACGTTCATAGACAAAATCTGGGGCGCAGATGCGGTGCTGCACTTTGGCACCCACGGCTCGCTAGAGTTTATGCCCGGTAAGCAGATGGGCATGTCGGGCAGTTGCTACCCCGACAACCTGATCGGCACCACGCCTAACCTCTATTACTACGCAGCCAATAACCCATCAGAGGCAACTATTGCCAAGCGCCGGGCCTATGCCGAGACCATCAGCTACCTCACTCCCCCAGCGGAAAATGCCGGTCTCTACAAGGGCTTAAAGGAACTGAGCGAGCTGATCGGCTCTTATCAGTCTCAAAAGGACAGCGGTCGGGCAATCCAGATTGTCAACGCTGTGATCGAGACGGCGCGGCAGTGCAACCTTGACAAAGACATTCAGGAGCTAGCCGGAGAGCCAGGTTCCCTCGATGCAGCCACGCTATCGGCTGAGGAGCGCGATGGGCTAGTCGGCAAAATCTACATCAAGCTGATGGAGATCGAGTCACGCCTGCTGCCCTGTGGCCTGCACGTGATCGGCAAGCCGCCCAGTGCTGAAGAAGCGATCGCAACTCTAGTCAACATTGCCGGACTCGATCGCGAAGAAGAAGGCATCAAGAGTCTGCAGCGGATCATTGCTGAAAGCCTAGGCCGCGACATCGACGAGATCTACGCCAATAGCGATCGCGGTGTACTGACTGACGTGCAGCTGCTCTACGACATTACCCAGGGGGTGCGCTCAGCGGTCAGCGCCTTGGTGCATGAGCAGATCGACGCCGAAGGTCGCGTCTCGATGGTGTCTCGCCTCAACTTCTTCAACATTGGCCGCAAAGAGCCCTGGATCAAAGCCCTCCATGAGGCAGGCTATACCAA
This genomic interval from Pseudanabaena sp. FACHB-2040 contains the following:
- a CDS encoding magnesium chelatase subunit H yields the protein MFTHVKPTIRHIAPESVDGRSLVKVVYVVLEPQYQSSLSAAVRAINANNPQIAVEVSGYLIEELRDAENFEAFQRDVAKANIFIASLIFIEDLADKVVTAVQPHRDHLDVAVVFPSMPQVMRLNKMGSFSMAQLGQSKSVIANFMKKRKENSGSGFQDAMLKLLRTLPSVLKYLPMEKAQDARNFMLSFQYWLGGSSENLENFLLMLADRYVLKKGDGAEANTALALQYRDPETFPDMGIWHPLAPAMFEDVKEYLNWHNSRRDVADDLKDPLAPCVGLVLQRTHLVTGDDAHYVAMVQELEYLGARVIPVFSGGLDFSKPVEAFFFDPVDTSKAIIDAAVSLTGFALVGGPARQDHPKAIETLKKLNRPYMVALPLVFQTTEEWEDSDLGLHPIQVALQMAIPELDGAIEPIVLSGRDGITGRAISLQDRIEVISQRAMKWANLRRKPKIDKKLAITIFSFPPDKGNVGTAAYLDVFGSIYKVLEAMKHNGYDVQDLPESAEALMLEVIHDAQAQYNSPELNVAYKMPVREYQALTPYAERLEENWGPPPGNLNTDGENMLVYGKAFGNVFIGVQPTFGYEGDPMRLLFSRSASPHHGFAAYYTFIDKIWGADAVLHFGTHGSLEFMPGKQMGMSGSCYPDNLIGTTPNLYYYAANNPSEATIAKRRAYAETISYLTPPAENAGLYKGLKELSELIGSYQSQKDSGRAIQIVNAVIETARQCNLDKDIQELAGEPGSLDAATLSAEERDGLVGKIYIKLMEIESRLLPCGLHVIGKPPSAEEAIATLVNIAGLDREEEGIKSLQRIIAESLGRDIDEIYANSDRGVLTDVQLLYDITQGVRSAVSALVHEQIDAEGRVSMVSRLNFFNIGRKEPWIKALHEAGYTKVDSEPLKPLMEYLEFCLEQICADQELGGLLKALEGEYVLPGPGGDPIRNPDVLPTGKNIHALDPQSIPTTAAVQSARIVVERLLERQRQENGGRYPETIATVLWGTDNIKTYGESLAQMLWFVGAKPVPDSLGRVNKLELISLEELGRPRVDIVVNCSGVFRDLFINQMALLDRAVKMAAEADEPLEMNFVRKHALEQAEQMGISVRQAATRIFSNASGSYSSNINLAVENSSWEEEKELQEMYLKRKSFAFNSDNPGVMDNSRDMFETALKTAEVTFQNLDSSEISLTDVSHYFDSDPTKVVASLRDDGKAPSAYIADTTTANAQVRTLSETVRLDARTKMLNPKWYEGMLSHGYEGVRELSKRLVNTMGWSATADAVDNWVYEDVNTTFIQDEEMCKRLMNLNPHSFRRMVSTLLEVNGRGYWETSDENLERLQELYQEVEDRIEGVE